One region of Luteitalea sp. genomic DNA includes:
- a CDS encoding heme-copper oxidase subunit III, which translates to MDIPYTVEVRRDTGLTNGKIGIWLFLASEVMLFGALFASYILIRTGA; encoded by the coding sequence ATGGACATCCCCTACACCGTCGAGGTGCGCCGCGACACCGGTCTGACCAACGGCAAGATCGGCATCTGGCTCTTCCTGGCCTCGGAAGTCATGCTGTTCGGAGCCCTGTTCGCGAGCTACATCCTGATCCGGACGGGGGCGC